A region from the Drosophila mauritiana strain mau12 chromosome 2L, ASM438214v1, whole genome shotgun sequence genome encodes:
- the LOC117150761 gene encoding V-type proton ATPase 116 kDa subunit a → MGDMFRSEKMALCQLFIQPEAAYASIAELGEKGCVQFRDLNEEVSAFQRKYVNEVRRCDDMERRLRYVESEMKKDEVKLPVLRPEEEPSAPNPREIVDLEAQLEKTDNELREMSANGASLDANFRHMQELKCVLENTEGFFSDQEVINLDVNRKLDPEDPANLPGAAQRGQLAFVAGVIKLERFFSFERMLWRISRGNIFLRRADIDGLVADEETGRPVLKTVFVAFFQGEQLKQRIKKVCTGYHAAVYPCPSSHAERKEMIKDVNVRLEDLKLVLSQSADHRSRVLNSASKHLPRWSIMVRKMKAIYHILNFFNPDVTGKCLIGEGWVPTNDISTVQDALARASKISESSIPAFMNVIETNEMPPTYTRTNKFTNGFQNLVDSYGMASYREVNPALYACITFPFLFAVMFGDLGHGLILLLFASWLIIKEKQLSSIKEEIFNIFFGGRYIIFLMGIFSIYTGFIYNDVFSKSMNIFGSAWHMNYTRDVVQDENLKYITLRPNDTVYKTYPFGMDPIWQLADNKIIFLNTFKMKLSIIVGVIHMIFGVSMSVVNFAYYKKYASIFLEFLPQVLFLLLLFGYMVFMMFFKWVVYNDTVEGPLSPACAPSILILFINMILQGSQDTPEPCKEFMFEGQKSIQQVFVIIAIICIPWMLLGKPLYIMIKRKTSGAPPPKPQSGGGEGHGEDDEMGEIFIHQAIHTIEYVLSTVSHTASYLRLWALSLAHAQLSEVLWNMVFSMGFKYDSYIGGILIYVFFGAWALLTVGILVLIEGLSAFLHTLRLHWVEFMSKFYEGAGYAFEPFAFKTILDVSDDD, encoded by the exons ATGGGTGACATGTTCCGCAGCGAGAAGATGGCCCTGTGCCAGCTGTTCATCCAGCCGGAGGCAGCCTACGCCTCCATCGCCGAGCTGGGCGAGAAAGGATGTGTCCAGTTTCGCGATCTGAACGAGGAGGTCAGTGCCTTCCAGCGAAAGTACGTCAACGAGGTCAGGAGATGTGATGACATGGAGCGCCGCCTTCGGTACGTGGAGTCTGAGATGAAGAAGGACGAGGTAAAGCTCCCAGTCCTGAGACCGGAGGAGGAGCCCAGTGCTCCCAATCCTCGCGAGATCGTAGACCTGGAGGCTCAGCTGGAGAAGACCGACAATGAACTGCGCGAAATGTCCGCCAATGGAGCCAGTTTGGATGCCAACTTCCGGCACATGCAAGAACTCAAATGCGTGCTAGAGAACACCGAGGGCTTTTTCTCCGATCAGGAAGTCATTAATCTGGACGTCAACCGAAAACTGGACCCCGAGGATCCGGCAAATTTGCCAGGAGCCGCCCAGCGGGGTCAACTGGCCTTTGTTGCCGGTGTTATCAAGCTGGAGCGATTCTTCAGCTTTGAGCGCATGCTGTGGCGCATTTCCAGAGGAAATATCTTCCTGCGCAGAGCCGACATTGATGGCCTCGTCGCCGACGAGGAAACTGGAAGGCCTGTGCTGAAGACCGTCTTCGTGGCCTTCTTCCAGGGAGAGCAGCTGAAGCAAAGGATCAAGAAGGTCTGCACGGGATATCATGCCGCCGTCTATCCCTGTCCCAGCTCACATGCCGAGCGAAAAGAGATGATCAAGGATGTGAATGTCCGACTGGAGGACCTCAAGTTGGTCCTCAGCCAGAGCGCAGATCATCGCAGCCGGGTTTTGAACTCAGCCTCCAAGCATTTGCCACGCTGGTCGATTATGGTCCGCAAAATGAAGGCCATCTATCATATCCTGAACTTCTTCAATCCCGATGTGACGGGCAAGTGCCTGATTGGCGAGGGTTGGGTGCCCACTAACGATATTTCCACGGTTCAGGATGCACTAGCTCGAGCCTCGAAGATTTCGGAGAGCTCCATACCGGCATTCATGAATGTCATCGAGACGAACGAGATGCCGCCGACTTATACGAGGACCAATAAATTCACCAATGGATTCCAGAACTTGGTTGACTCGTATGGCATGGCCTCGTATAGAGAAGTGAATCCGGCTCTTTACGCTTGCATCACATTCCCCTTTCTGTTCGCCGTGATGTTCGGTGACTTGGGTCACGGACTGATCCTGCTGCTCTTCGCCTCTTGGCTAATCATCAAGGAAAAGCAGCTGTCTTCGATCAAGGAGGAGATCTTTAACATATTCTTCGGCGGACGATACATCATCTTCCTCATGGGAATTTTCTCCATTTACACCGGATTCATTTACAACGATGTGTTCTCAAAGTCCATGAATATATTCGGTTCCGCTTGGCACATGAACTATACGAGGGACGTGGTTCAGGATGAAAACCTTAAATATATCACCCTGAGGCCGAACGATACTGTTTACAAGACATATCCCTTCGGCATGGATCCCATTTGGCAACTGGCCGACAACAAGATCATCTTTCTGAACACCTTTAAGATGAAGCTGTCGATCATTGTGGGCGTGATCCACATGATCTTCGGTGTCTCCATGTCGGTGGTCAACTTTGCCTACTACAAGAAGTACGCAAGTATTTTCCTGGAGTTCCTGCCCCAAGTCCTGTTCCTTCTCCTGTTGTTCGGGTACATGGTCTTCATGATGTTCTTCAAGTGGGTCGTTTACAATGACACCGTTGAAGGACCACTTTCACCGGCTTGTGCTCCGTCTATCCTGATCCTGTTCATCAACATGATACTGCAGGGCAGCCAGGACACTCCTGAGCCCTGCAAGGAGTTCATGTTCGAGGGTCAGAAGAGCATCCAACAGGTCTTTGTCATCATTGCCATCATTTGCATTCCTTGGATGCTTCTGGGCAAGCCTCTGTACATCATGATCAAACGCAAGACGAGCGGGGCTCCCCCACCAAAACCACAAAGCGGTGGAGGAGAGGGTCATGGAGAGGACGATGAGATGGGCGAGATCTTCATCCACCAGGCCATCCACACTATCGAGTATGTCCTGAGTACGGTCTCCCACACTGCCTCATACCTCCGATTGTGGGCATTATCCCTGGCTCACGCAC AGCTTTCCGAAGTGCTGTGGAACATGGTGTTTTCCATGGGATTCAAGTACGACAGCTATATTGGCGGAATTCTCATCTATGTATTCTTTGGAGCCTGGGCGTTGCTCACAGTCGGTATCCTGGTGCTCATCGAAGGACTCTCGGCCTTCCTGCACACACTGCGTTTGCACTG GGTGGAGTTCATGAGCAAGTTCTACGAGGGCGCTGGTTACGCCTTTGAGCCTTTTGCCTTTAAGACCATTTTGGATGTCAGCGACGATGACTAA
- the LOC117150546 gene encoding uncharacterized protein LOC117150546, whose protein sequence is MCILNILFIVLFNTMFKDVISIRSMLCRRVEVKIACVEKNTWVFDRNSQTCISVIPDQEPCGHFVSEKACKDLCLRTNQKYFWINEKRRIFK, encoded by the exons ATgtgtattttaaatatattgtttatagTGCTCTTCAATACAATGTTTAAAGATGTCATATCAATCAGATCCA TGCTTTGCAGGCGGGTTGAAGTAAAAATCGCTTGCGTGGAGAAAAATACTTGGGTATTCGACAGAAATTCTCAAACTTGTATTTCTGTCATTCCTGACCAGGAACCCTGCGGGCACTTTGTTAGCGAAAAGGCTTGCAAGGATCTCTGCCTGagaacaaatcaaaaatatttttggattaATGAAAAAAGAAGAATCTTCAAATAA
- the LOC117148445 gene encoding uncharacterized protein LOC117148445, translated as MRVKSDIVLLALCFYATNATGPVYQTVCRRTGGSITCYQDNTWSYNERTRKCYRVQQNKEPCGFFDGEKGCKDFCHRPNK; from the exons ATGAGGGTCAAAAGCGATATCGTTTTACTCGCTCTGTGTTTCTACGCCACCAATGCGACAGGTCCAGTTTATCAGA CTGTTTGCAGGCGAACAGGCGGCTCAATTACTTGTTATCAGGACAACACTTGGAGCTACAACGAGCGTACTCGTAAATGCTATCGTGTTCAACAGAATAAGGAGCCATGCGGCTTTTTCGATGGCGAAAAGGGTTGCAAGGACTTCTGCCACAGGCCCAATAAATAA
- the LOC117148435 gene encoding uncharacterized protein LOC117148435 encodes MKFFIWISFLLVCKGSNEEDGNIIAEMCFKPNSGPPCQKLKTYFWDKVKNRCVLSGYLMEPCGFFNTMDMCDKICTKEAWTLSHLEVYVRKLP; translated from the exons ATGAAGTTCTTCATTTGGATTTCATTCTTATTGGTCTGTAAAGGGTCCAACGAAGAGGATGGAAACATAATAGCCG AGATGTGCTTCAAGCCAAATTCTGGACCTCCTTGCCAGAAgctaaaaacatatttttgggACAAGGTAAAGAATCGATGCGTGCTCTCTGGGTATTTAATGGAGCCTTGTGGATTCTTTAACACAATGGACATGTGCGATAAAATATGCACCAAAGAAGCGTGGACACTATCTCATTTGGAAGTATATGTACGAAAGTTGCCTTAA